Proteins co-encoded in one Chrysemys picta bellii isolate R12L10 chromosome 13, ASM1138683v2, whole genome shotgun sequence genomic window:
- the LOC103306768 gene encoding uncharacterized protein LOC103306768 isoform X2: MELTGLLPVLAWLQILPRLVSSEGTEGSGSSPASQLPTPIPAPPAPGLSLSPPSPVRGQQVHLTCSAPRGSGAVEFILYEQRSGRWERLESQRSGIWRISTENSELSRTFTCSYRVQSSPPRQPHSQSLQSNAVTLVLTDPPPQPVLSVDPPSGVVSEGLPLLITCMAPGDTREKRFHFYKDGAEIVPGDTRSEISTTEPSTSSMTVSVLSILRAGPSNTGQFRCGYEANMGRRWIPSPKSQAVNITVTAWSLPIPLVAGCGGAATALALLLLLLIPLCRKKTAASRRLSMSYWKRGELHRSRIMRRSAEISGINICGVAAETQPVYVNIPFRAGTALQQWSHDGQVQTVTHNQPARPNNPGEKSVVGRNPQERGKREEDADARVSNIVYSTLTPPSAVAQRRGGKCVSEDVVYSEIPY; encoded by the exons ATGGAGCTAACTGGCCTTCTCCCTGTGCTGG CCTGGCTGCAGATCCTCCCCCGGCTGGTGTCATCCGAGGGGACCGAGGGATCCGGTTCATCCCCTG CTTCCCAGCTGCCCACCCCGATcccggctcccccggcccccggcctgtCTCTGAGCCCCCCGAGTCCAgtgagggggcagcaggtccacCTGACGTGCTCTGCTCCGAGGGGCTCCGGGGCCGTGGAATTCATTTTGTATGAGCAGAGGAGTGGGCGCTGGGAGAGGCTGGAGTCCCAAAGAAGTGGGATCTGGAGGATCAGCACGGAGAACAGTGAACTCAGCCGGACTTTCACCTGCTCCTATCGGGTCCAGAGCAGCCCCCCAAGACAGCCCCACTCCCAGTCTCTGCAGAGTAATGCAGTGACCTTGGTCCTGACAG atccccctccccagccagtacTGAGTGTGGATCCCCCGTCCGGAGTGGTGAGTGAAGGGCTCCCCCTGCTCATCACCTGCATGGCCCCTGGGGACACCAGAGAGAAGAGGTTTCACTTCTACAAGGACGGAGCTGAGATCGTCCCTGGGGACACACGGTCTGAGATCAGCACCACAGAGCCCAGCACCAGCTCTATGACAGTCTCTGTGCTCAGCATCCTGCGAGCTGGTCCCAGCAACACCGGGCAATTCAGATGCGGGTACGAGGCGAACATGGGCAGGAGATGGATCCCATCCCCCAAGAGCCAGGCTGTGAACATCACCGTGACAG CCTGGtctctgcccatccccctggTGGCTGGGTGCGGTGGGGCTGCCACGgctctggctctgctgctgctgctgctcatccCCCTCTGCAGGAAGAAGACGGCAG ctaGCCGCCGGCTCTCCAT GTCCTACTGGAAGAGAGGGGAACTGCACCGGTCACGGATAATGAGAAG GTCGGCCGAGATCTCCGGGATAAATATAT GTGGTGTCGCAGCAGAGACACA gCCCGTGTATGTCAACATACCCTTCAGGGCTGGCACAG CTCTGCAGCAATGGAGCCATGATGGGCAGGTTCAGACAGTGACCCACAACCAGCCGGCGCGGCCCAACAACCCTGGAGAGAAGTCCGTAGTGGGTCGAAATCCCCAGGAAAGGGGCAAGAGAGAAGAGGATGCAGATGCCAGG GTGAGCAATATCGTCTATTCTACATTGACTCCCCCTAGCGCCGTGGCCCAACGGAGAGGAGGAAAGTGCGTCTCGGAGGATGTGGTGTACAGCGAAATCCCCTACTGA
- the LOC103306768 gene encoding alpha-1B-glycoprotein-like isoform X1 — protein sequence MELTGLLPVLAWLQILPRLVSSEGTEGSGSSPASQLPTPIPAPPAPGLSLSPPSPVRGQQVHLTCSAPRGSGAVEFILYEQRSGRWERLESQRSGIWRISTENSELSRTFTCSYRVQSSPPRQPHSQSLQSNAVTLVLTEPLPAPVLSLSPQHPVYVRGERVTLKCSAPRGQEVAGYRFYKRHRSQAPEELPAGAMGPLEMLTVELGDPSEYSCAYWVLRAGREIPSWERPPVPIAVIDPPPQPVLSVDPPSGVVSEGLPLLITCMAPGDTREKRFHFYKDGAEIVPGDTRSEISTTEPSTSSMTVSVLSILRAGPSNTGQFRCGYEANMGRRWIPSPKSQAVNITVTAWSLPIPLVAGCGGAATALALLLLLLIPLCRKKTAASRRLSMSYWKRGELHRSRIMRRSAEISGINICGVAAETQPVYVNIPFRAGTALQQWSHDGQVQTVTHNQPARPNNPGEKSVVGRNPQERGKREEDADARVSNIVYSTLTPPSAVAQRRGGKCVSEDVVYSEIPY from the exons ATGGAGCTAACTGGCCTTCTCCCTGTGCTGG CCTGGCTGCAGATCCTCCCCCGGCTGGTGTCATCCGAGGGGACCGAGGGATCCGGTTCATCCCCTG CTTCCCAGCTGCCCACCCCGATcccggctcccccggcccccggcctgtCTCTGAGCCCCCCGAGTCCAgtgagggggcagcaggtccacCTGACGTGCTCTGCTCCGAGGGGCTCCGGGGCCGTGGAATTCATTTTGTATGAGCAGAGGAGTGGGCGCTGGGAGAGGCTGGAGTCCCAAAGAAGTGGGATCTGGAGGATCAGCACGGAGAACAGTGAACTCAGCCGGACTTTCACCTGCTCCTATCGGGTCCAGAGCAGCCCCCCAAGACAGCCCCACTCCCAGTCTCTGCAGAGTAATGCAGTGACCTTGGTCCTGACAG agcccctgccggcccctgtgCTCTCTCTGAGCCCTCAGCACCCTGTGTATGTGCGGGGAGAGCGGGTGACCCTGAAGTGTTCGGCTCCCAGGGGCCAGGAGGTGGCTGGATACAGGTTCTACAAGAGACACCGAAGCCAGGCCCCCGAGGAGCTGCCTGCTGGGGCCATGGGGCCCTTGGAGATGCTCACAGTGGAGCTGGGAGATCCCAGTGAATACAGCTGTGCCTATTGGGTCCTGCGAGCCGGCCGGGAGATCCCCTCCTGGGAGAGGCCCCCCGTGCCCATCGCTGTGATCG atccccctccccagccagtacTGAGTGTGGATCCCCCGTCCGGAGTGGTGAGTGAAGGGCTCCCCCTGCTCATCACCTGCATGGCCCCTGGGGACACCAGAGAGAAGAGGTTTCACTTCTACAAGGACGGAGCTGAGATCGTCCCTGGGGACACACGGTCTGAGATCAGCACCACAGAGCCCAGCACCAGCTCTATGACAGTCTCTGTGCTCAGCATCCTGCGAGCTGGTCCCAGCAACACCGGGCAATTCAGATGCGGGTACGAGGCGAACATGGGCAGGAGATGGATCCCATCCCCCAAGAGCCAGGCTGTGAACATCACCGTGACAG CCTGGtctctgcccatccccctggTGGCTGGGTGCGGTGGGGCTGCCACGgctctggctctgctgctgctgctgctcatccCCCTCTGCAGGAAGAAGACGGCAG ctaGCCGCCGGCTCTCCAT GTCCTACTGGAAGAGAGGGGAACTGCACCGGTCACGGATAATGAGAAG GTCGGCCGAGATCTCCGGGATAAATATAT GTGGTGTCGCAGCAGAGACACA gCCCGTGTATGTCAACATACCCTTCAGGGCTGGCACAG CTCTGCAGCAATGGAGCCATGATGGGCAGGTTCAGACAGTGACCCACAACCAGCCGGCGCGGCCCAACAACCCTGGAGAGAAGTCCGTAGTGGGTCGAAATCCCCAGGAAAGGGGCAAGAGAGAAGAGGATGCAGATGCCAGG GTGAGCAATATCGTCTATTCTACATTGACTCCCCCTAGCGCCGTGGCCCAACGGAGAGGAGGAAAGTGCGTCTCGGAGGATGTGGTGTACAGCGAAATCCCCTACTGA